GTGACCGTCTCGATGAAGTCGCAGGCCAGCAACGCATCGGCCTGCGTACGAAGGAAGTCCGCCCAAGTGGTCACGCCGCGGTCAGGCGCAGGATCAATACCTTCGGCCTTGAGGACCTCCCACACCGTCGAGGCGGCGACCTTGATACCCAGCGTGGCCAGCTCGCCGTTGACCCTGCGGTAGCCCCATCACGGGTTCTCGCGCACCAGGCGCAGGATCAAGAGCCGGATCGAGCGGATCGTCTCCGCCGGCGTCTGCGCCGAGCTGGAGACCGGGCTCACCGCTGGCATCGTCCTCGTCGACCGCGCCGCCCTGGACCCGTTCGCCTACTGGCTCGCCGCCGCCGAGCTCCGGCGCGAACTGCTGCCCGGCGCGGACGTCGACCGGCTCCGGGACCTGGTCACGGTGCACTGCCGCGGCTACGACATGATCCTCGCGACGGTGCTCGACGAGGAGATCCCGCTAGGCGACCACCGCGACCGCGACCCGCTGCTTCGCCGCGAGGTCGACCGGGTGATCCACCGAGAGCTCGCCACGCTGTGCCTGCGTCACCAGCGGCTCACGAGTGAGCCCGGCGACCAGGGAACGGCGATCAAGGCGGTGCTCGCCGCGGTCGCCTGACAAGCTGCCCGGCCGGATGCACCGCCCCCAGGCGACCCCGGACGGGCCGACCGCCGGCTCGCAGTGGAAGCGGGGCCGGCAACACAAGATCCCCTGGTACCGAGCGGACTCTCGGTACCAGGGGCATCGTCGTATATGGGGAAAGGGACGTGTGGGCTTCCCGATGGGGCCGTCCGGCCCAAGCCTGAGCCCGTGCGCGCGTGCACCGTCATACCAAGCAGGTGATCCGGATGCCCTGCCTGGCCGCCCTGCTGCCGAGTGGCGGTCCTGCGGGTGTCGGGGTGGTGCTGGCCGTGCCCCCGTCGTGGTCTCGCCGCCCCAACTCTCCGCCTACTACCCAGGCAACGCAGGTGAGAGTCATGGCCTACAGGCTGAAAGCCGAGTATGAGTTCCGGACCGTGGCTGCGTGGCACGTTGTGCCCGACGGAGAGTCTCGGGGCTTGTGCGGTGCACCCCTGGCGCCCGCTGCTCCCACGCGGCCAATCAGCGACCTCGAGGTCGCGCGCGACGCCTGCCAGGCCTGCGAGGCGCTGCACGCTTCTCTCCGCACCCAGCATTCCCGGGCGAAGGCTTCCGAAGGTGGTACGGCGGGCTGACTCGGGTCGCGACCAGCTCCCTCCTCGAGCCCGGTTGGTTCAGGGCAGTCCGATGGCGCTCTCGGTGTTGATCTCGAAATAGTCGTTCTCGGCGATTCCGGTGGTCGCGGGGTCGATCAGGCTGCGAACCTCGTCGACGGACGGGGCCTCCCACAGGCAATGGGCGTGGGTCCCGTCGACCGCCGGGAACACCTGGTGACAGGCCAGGCCCTTCGGGAGGTCTCCCAGGAGCTCCTGGGCGCCGGCGAAGAACTTCTCCGGGTCGGAAATGGTGTGCGTGACTCCGATCAGCATGCTGCTCACCTCTTGGTTCGTGATGCTGTGGATTCGGCCGGACCCTACGGCCAGGGGGTCTCTCGGGCCTGAAGGGTGCGTCCGGCGTAGCGGAACCCGTTGATGCCGCGCTTGGCCATCCACTGCTCGAGCACGGTGCGGTCCGCGAGTGCCTCGGGGTATGCCGCGAGTTTCGCACTGGCCAGGCGGCGAGTTGCCCAGAGCAGCGCCCAGGCGGCGGTGGCCGGCTCCATGGTCGCGCGTTCCCGCCAGAGTTCCTGTCGCTGTCGCAGGTGTTCGGCCGCGTCCGTTGATGTATCGGGGCCGCCGGCTTCGATCAGTGCGGCGGTGAAGTAGCTGGTCATCACGCGGTCGATGTTGGCGTCCATAGCCGTGCCGCCTTCCGAACCCCTCCTTCATCATCCATCGCTGTCAGGCAAAGCGATAGTGCCGCAGGTCGTGAATGCCGCTGGCCTGGTCCGAGCGCGATGAAGGTCCGGGGCTCGTACCGACGCCGTTGACGTGCGGGAGGAGCCCCGGACGGGCCCGTCCGCAGGCGGGCCAAGGGGCGGACGGCCGCCAAGGTGGGAGAGGCGGCGCGTCCTGCTCTCACCGTGCGTCGGGGGGTGCACGCCGAGGAGGAGGCGCGCCGAACGCATCCAGGTGAAAGAGAGACCGCCCGGACGGCGAGGCAGGGCGGTCCCCTTGTCCGCCGGCCGCGGGAATGACGGAGCGGCGGATCACGGAGCACCAGCCGCGCAGCAACCAGCTTGACCAACGAAGCCAGCAAGAGCACCACGCCCAGAACAGCGACGTCCAGGACCACCTTCCACGTCCAGATGCCCGCTGGGACAGGTCGGTATCGCTGGCGCACTCGCGTGCGAAAGTGCCTGCCTTGGTGGCTTGTCAATCGGGGCTTCCCTGGCAAGGGCGCGCAAAACTGCGAATCGCATGAGTGGTACAACCACGATGGCCGCGTTGCCCGGTGCTACCACTGCGAGGTCGGCGAGCGGCCCTGGGGGCGACGTCCAACAAGCCGCGTCCTTCCCGGGACAGTTGATACGGCTGCGCTCCTGAACCAGGTTGCCTCCGAGATCTGATCTTGGAGGTGCTCGTGGGGCGTCGTCCGGAAGTGTTCGTCCGGCCGGTGAGCATGGAGGAGGGCCGCCGGCTGCAGCGGATCGGCCGGACCTCGAAGGATCCGGTCCGGCTGCGACGGGCGATCGTGATACTGATGTCCGCGCAGGGCGGGTCGGTGCGGGACATCACCTCGCTGCTGCAGGTCGGCAAGGACTACGTGCGCGATGTCGTCCATGCCTTCAACGAGCGGGGGTTCGACGCATTGGACCCAAAAATGGAGCGGGGGACGCCCAAAGGCGATCCGTGACCAGGTGCGCGAGCGCATCTTCCTGATCGCCCGGACGTCCCCCGCAGACTGGGGCATCACCGCGTTCTCCACCTGGAGCCTGGCCAAGCTCGCCGCACACCTGGTCGAGCGCAAGGTCGTCACCGCGGTCAGCCGCGAGACCCTGCGACGGATCCTGCGCGAGGGCAGGGTCTCCTGGTAGACGACAACGACGTGGAAGGCCTCCACGGACCGGGAGTTCATCGCCAAGATGCACCGGGTCCTGGAGCTCTACGACACGCCGCCTACCGACGGCCGGATGGTCTGTTTGGACGAGTTCGGCCCGCTCAACCTTCAGTCCCGCAAGGGGAAAGCGTGGCGCATGGCGCGTTCGCCGCGTCGGCTGAGGGCCACCTACAACCACTACGACGGTGTGATGCACATGTTGGCGGCCCTCGACCTCGCTACCGTGGTAGCCGAAGACCGCCAAGCCGTGGGGCGCAGAGCGTGGGCGCTGCCGGTGTTGGCCAGGACGCCGGCCACGCCAACGACCACTGCGGCGATCAGGAGGATGAGTCCAGGAATGACGATCATGGCGCGCTCCGAAGATTGCCTGCGGCCTTGGAATCGGGCGTGCGCCACTGGTTCGAGCGGGCGTCCAGGAAGAGTCACGGTCATAACCGCACGGGCGGGCTCGCCCCGCTGGTCATGTTGTGACAATGAGGATGGCCGTGTAGTGCGATGCGAGGGCGGCGATGGTGAGGCTGTGGAAGACCTCGTGGAAGCCGAACCAGCGCGGTGAGGGGTCGGGGCGCTTGAATGCGTAGACGGCGGCGCCCGCTGTGTAGAACAGGCCACCGGCAATGATGAGTGTGACGACCAGGATGCCGCCGGTGTGCGCGAAGGCGGGCAGGTAGAACACGGCTACCCAGCCCAAGGCGAGGTAGCACAAGGTGTAGAGCCAGCGTGGCGCCTTGATCCAACAGACGCGGAACGCGATGCCGGCAGCGGCCCCACCCCACACCAGGGACAGCAGCACCAGTCGCCGGCCCGCGGGCAGCAGCATGACCGCCACAGGCGTGTACGTACCGGCGGTGATCAGGAAGATGTTCGCATGGTCCAGCCGCCTCAGCACGGCCTCCCCGCGTGGACCCCATGTTCTCCGATGGTAGAGCCCGCTGGTACCCAGCAGCAGGCAGACGGACAGCGCGTACACCGAGCTGGCCGCTGCCGCCGTTGGGCGCGCGAGCGCGATCAGGACGATGCCGCCGGCCAGCGAGAAGGGGAACATTGCGGCGTGCAGCCAGCCGCGCAGCCTCGGCTTCGGCTCAACCCCCGCACACTCCACCAAGCCTTCCGACCCGGCAGCCAGCCGGACGGTTGCGGCGCGTGAATCGACCACCGGGGTGCGGAGAGTGTCGGGCCTGGTGACGGAGCGGTCATCGCGCTCGCGTCCGCATGCCGGCGGCTGCGCGTCTTCAGCGATCACACCCTCATGTTATGAATCCGACGAAGGGTGCCGCGGCACCGGCACGCGGCAGCGATCGGCAGGTCAGTCGTCGGTCGTGTTCTTGGATGCGGCGCGGCGATCACCAAGGGCGTGATCATCAGCCTGGGCGGGACGCTCGCCTGGGCCCTGGTCAACTGGTTCACCAGCACGGCCTCCCGCTCCCTGTAGCGAGGGTTCGCAGTTCGCCGGGGCACGTTCGGCGCGTAGGCGCCTCCCCCGGCCGACTCTGCGTCTGCCGCTAGGGGTCAAGGGGTCGCAGGTTCAAATCCTGTCGTCCCGACCGCGTTTTTGCAGGTCGGAGGCCGTTTCCACCGGAGGTGTGAGCGGCCTCTTCCGTTGGCGGTCGTATTTGGTCGTCATATCCCGGCTCGGATTTCGGAGTGAGCTGACGGGGCTTCAAGCGGCCGGACCGTACTGGCCGGTGCCGGCTTGACGATGCCGGCGGCCGGGCCGGGTGGTCGGCTGGTGGTCGTGGCGCCGTTCCGCGTGGTCGAGTTCCGCTGCGATCGCGTTGACGGCCTGGCGCCCTCCCCCCGTACCGCGTTCTGGGCCTGCCGCCTGGGTGACATGGCGCCGATCTTCGAACGCGCCCAGGCCCGGCGCGAGTTGCCCGAGGGTTACGACAGCGAGGTCGCGCTCGCCATGACCGGCGACGGCGTGTACTAACGGCTCCTGGCCACCGGCGGCGACGCCGACGCCCAGTGGATCGAGCGCGTAGTGGCGATGCAGGGCATCCGCCGGCCGCAGGCATGAGCGCCGCACCGTTGGCGCGCGACAACTGACGGGCGGCACCCGGGGACCTCGCCCGTGGGGCCTCGCGGCCGGGCCGCTGACCGTGAGCCGCGCCGGGTCAGGCCGGATCGGCCGCAGCCGGCTGGGAGCGGTTGCCCGCTGCGAAGCCGGCCAGCATCAGGGTCAGCCAGCGTTCGCGGGCGGCGGGGGGCGCGTCGGCGGGGGCGGTGTGCAGCAGCAGGTAGACGTCCTCGATGGTGATGTCGGGGTGCATGTCCCCGTCGGCCTGGGCTCGGGCGACCAGCTTGCGTCCGGCGTCGGTGGCGCGCTGGAGGCGGTCGCCGGTGAAGCGGTACTCCTGCACCATCCGGTCGGCGGCGGCGCGGATCGCACGGTCACGCGAGGCGTGCTCGACATAACGGCCGGCGAGCGCCCGGAACTCGGCCATGGCCACGGCCTCGCCACTGTCCACCCGCGCCCAGGCGTCCTCGGTGAGCTGGGCCAGGTCATCCAGCGCGCCGCTGAGCACGGCGTCGATCAGGGCCGCCTTGTCCGGGAAGTGCCGGTACAGCGTGCCTGCGGCGACCCCGGCAGCCTCGGCGATCGCATCGGTGGACACCCCCGCGCCGTACTGGGTGATCAGGTCCCGGGCACTGTCGAGGATCTTCTTACGGTTGCGCAGCGCATCCGCGCGCAACGGCCTGTCCTGCATCGTTCCTGCTTCCCGTCCAAGTGGTGCGCCTCGGTCCATCATGCCGCTTGCCAAAACATGAGCGCTCCCTCACCATAAAGGTGGGCGCACGCTCATCATAGCTGCCTGCGCTCTCAGCCGCCTCGCCGCGAGGCGGACGCACGCAGAGGAAGAGACCGAACCATGCAGCTCACCGTCCTCGGGGCCACCGGCCCCACCGGCCAGCAGGTCGTCAAGCAGGCCCTGGCCGCAGGCCACCGCATCACCGCCCTGGTCCGCGACCCGGCCCGACTGCCCCAGCGTGAAGACGAACGCGTCACTGTCGTGGTCGGCGACGCCACCTCGCGCGCGGACGTCGAGAAGGCCACCCGGGGCAGCGACGCCCTGATCTCGGCCCTGGGCCCCGGCAAGGACTTCAAGTCCACCCTCGCCAGCCAATCCGCCGGCCCCGTCCTCGAAGCGGCAGCCGCCGCTGGCGTGCAACGCCTGATCTGGCTCTCCGCCCTCGGCGCGGGCGCCAGCGGCCGGCGCCAGTCCCGCATCCAGGCAAGTGCCTCGAAGCTGTTGATGAGCAAGCTCATGGCCGACAAGGGCACCGCCGACGACGCCATCGCGCGCAGCGGCCTCGCCTGGACCATCGCCATGCCCGTCATGCTCGGCAACGGCGCCGCCACCGGGACCTACAAGGCCCTCCCCCTGGACAGCGGCACCACCCGCATCGGCGGAAAGATCAGCCGCGCCGACCTCGCCGACGCCCTGCTCACCGCCGCGACCACCACCCAGTGGACCCGCCAGCGCATCATCCTCACCCACTGACCCCCGCCTGGGCGGGCACCTGCCGACGACCGAGCCGGCACCCGCCCGATCAAGGGCAAGGATCACCAGCTCGGTCCGCGTCTGTGGACAGGTGGACCAGCTGTGACCGAGGCCGGTGGCATGGCCGAAAGTCGAAGTTCGTGTGCAGCGGCCCGGTGCGATTTCTGGGCGATCAGGGTCGCTAGTAGGGCTTGGTCAGGTGTACGCGCTGGTGGCGTGTCCTGGTGGGGTTGCGCGCGTTGATGGTGTGTGACACCTGGGGAGTTGGATCAGGTCCGGGAGGACCTGGTGGCGTTCACGGCGGAGATGTTCGAGGCGTTCGCGCGCACCGATCAGCACCGCTGGGGGCAGGCGTATGTGCGTGGGCTGCTGTTGGACGGGCGGCGCAAGTCAGTGGAGCCGATGGCCGCCCGGCTGGGAGAGGACGGAAACCGCCAGGCCCTGGCCCATTTCGTGACCTCCAGCCCGTGGGACTGGGCGCATGTGCGGGCGAGGCTGGCGTGGCGGATGCACGAGGCGATCGACCCGAGCGTGCTGGTCGTGGACGACACCGGGTTCCTCAAGGACGGCGACGCTTCCGCGGGCGTGTCGCGGCAGTACACCGGCACCGCGGGCAAGGTCACCAACTGCCAGGTCGGCGTGTCGGTGCACCTGGCCCGCGACCACGCCTCCGCGCCGGTCAACTGGCGCCTGTTCCTGCCCAAGTCCTGGGACCCGGGCTCGGATCAGGCCGACCCCGTCAAGGTCGCCCGCCGGGATCGCTGCGGCATCCCGGCCGACCTGGGCCACGTCGAGAAGTGGCAACTCGCGCTCGACATGATCGACGAGACCCGCTCGTGGGGCGTGGACGTGCCGCTGGTCCTGGCGGACGCGGGCTATGGCGACGCTGCCGCGTTCCGGCTGGGGCTGAACCAGCGCGGTCTGCACTACGTAGTCGGGATCTCGACCACACCCACTGCCCATCCGGCTTCGGCCCGCCCGGTCACGCCGCCGTACAGCGGCACCGGGCGGCCACCGGTGCCGAAGTACCCCGAGGCGGCCCGCTCGGTCAAAGCCCTGGTCATCGAGGCAGGGCGAAGTGCGGCACGTCCGGTGCAGTGGCGCGAGGGTTCACGTCCGGGCACGGGCCGCAGCGGCTACAAGCGCATGTACTCGCGTTTCGTGGCCCTGCGGATCCGCCCCGCCGGACGCGAGATCCGCGACGCCACCCAGGGCGTGGAACTCGCCGAGTGCTGGGTGCTGGCCGAATGGCCCGCGAAGGAAGCAGAACCGGTCCAGTTCTGGCTCTCCGACCTGCCTGCCGACACCCCACTGACCACCCTGGTCCGGCTGGCCAAACTGCGCTGGCGGATCGAGCACGACTACCGCGAGATGAAACAGGCCCTCGGCCTGGCCCACTTCGAGGGCCGCACGTTCAACGGCTGGCACCACCACGTCACCCTGGTCTCCCTCGCCCACGCGTTCTGCACGCTGCGCAGGCTGACCACCGCCCCAAAAGACGCGGCGCCGGCCTGAGCCTCTACCAAATCGTCCGGGAGTTGCAGTTACTCCTCGCCACCTGGGCCGGCGCCTGCCCTACCTGCCACCGCGACATCCCCACACCCATACGAACCTGACCAAGCCCTACTAGTGCCGTGACCGCATTGGTTCGCCGGGTGTGGTCCGGCAGGATCTCGCTCATGTTCGAAGAGAAGCTCGACGCGCTCTCGCAGATGATGGCTGAGCACATGGCCATGCCGTTCCCGCCAGGCTTCCGTGGCCTGGACATCAAGGACCAGGACATGGTGATGCTGGGCGCCGACACCTACGGCTACTGCCTGGGCGTTCTCAAGGGCCCGCTCGACGAACACGGCGGCAGAGGCTTGATCCGGCTGATGGCAGTCTTCGAAGGGGTACTTGCAGCGCCCCCGTCCCACGTCAGGCGGCCAAAGCCACCACTGATGACGCTAGGGATCACGGGCACGAGCGAGGAGCCTGCCAGCACCCCCCTTCGAGACAGCACAGGAACGTAGGAACGGGTGGAGCCGGCTCCACCCGTTGGCCCTGCCGCCGGTCGGCCACCTGCCGCACAGCTCGTGCATTCCCTCGCCGACAGCGCCGAGGCCGGACTGCGTCCGTGCAGGTCAGCCGTCTGCTCGGCCGTCACCCCAGGTGCGCGCGTCCGCGGCCCGTACAGAGTTTTCGTGGAGCCAGTGGTGAGGGGGCTCACCCGCGGACGGTCCCCGGCCCGTCTTCCGTGGGCCCTGGCGGAACCTCAGATAGCTGGTGCACGCCGCGCCTTCCGCTGAATGGCCGTGTTGCCGCGACCCGCGCCGGTGACGGCGGTTGCATGAGAACGGACGCGGACCGCACTCGGCCGAGTCATGTCATGACGTAGATCGGGAGCCACATTGAAGACCACACTCGCGGGGACGACGCTCGCCGCCGTCGGAGGACTGCTGATCGCCGCCCTCGCACCCCCGGCCGCCGCGCAGGCCGGTACCGCCGCCCACGTTCCCTGCGCCGGCCCCCACGGCGGCGCCGCCGGCCTGGTCGCCGCGATCCGCGCCGCGAACCGTCGCGGTGGCGGCGTCATCGAGCTGACCCCCGGCTGCACCTACAGGCTGACCGCGCCCGACAACTCCCAGCCCATGATCGGCGGTAACGGCCTGCCCGTCGTCACGAGCCGGATCACCATCGAGGGGAACTGCGCCACCATCAGCCGCAGCCGTACGTCCAAGGCGCCGTTCCGTATTGTGGAAGTCGCCGGTCCGAAGGGTGATCTCACCCTGCGCGATCTGACCCTCACCGGGGGCGCGGCCCCTTTCGGCGGCGGGATCTTCAACGACGAAGGCGCCGTCACCCTCGACCACTCGCTGGTGACCCGCAACACCGGACAAATGGGTGGTGGCGGCATCGCCAGCGGCATCGGGCCGGACCACCCGAACGACATCGGTCCCATCGGCACCCTCACCCTCGACCACAGCGACGTCACCGACAACAGCGCCCTGCCCACCGGTGGCGGAGGCGGCATCCTCAACCGCGCCGGCACCCTGTCGGCCTACCAGAGCCGGGTGAGCGGCAACCATGCGGGCAACGGCGGCGGCATCGCGAGCGGCCCCGGCAACGGCGGCGTCGCCGGCAACAGCATCCTGAAGCTCAAGTACACCCAGGTGAACGACAACACGGCCGTCAACGCCCAGGGCGGGCCGGGTGCCGGCGGCATCGCCAACGGCGGCAGCGCGGCCCTGTTCGCCACCGAGGTCGACGGCAACCGGGCCCCCGGCGGTCTCGGCGGCGGCATCGTCAACCACGGAAAGATGACGATCGACAACAGCCGCGTGGTCGGCAACTCCGCACCCACGGACGCAACGGGTCACCAGGGCGGGGGCGGGGGCATCCTCAACGCCGACCTGGGCACCCCGGGCTCCCCCATCCCGGACAGCGGCGTACTCACCATCAGCAACAGCCAGATCAGCCGCAACAGCGCCAGCGGCAACGGCGGCGGAATCTTCAACAATCTCCCCGGCCAACTGCCGGCCGCCCTCACCCTGGACCACAGCCGGGTCACCGGGAACGCCGCTGACACCGGCGGCGGGATCTTCAACTTCGGCGGCCCCGTCTCACTGAAGCACACGGTGGTCCGCGACAACCGTCCGGACAACTGCAGGCCTGCCGGGAGCGTCCCGCGCTGCGTCGGCTGAATCAAGCCGGACTCGGACGAGGCTCTGTCATCCCCCGGCGGCAGAGCCTCCCTGCCGCCCGCCTCGGCGCACCTTCAGCGCAGGCGGCCGGGGGTTCGACGTGCCGTGGATGTACTGCTCCAACCCGGTCGACGGCGAACTGACGGCCGGCTGCTTGAGCAGGTTGCCGTGCACCGGGCTGGGGGTCAAGGGGTCGCAGGTTCAAATCCTGTCGTCCCGACTTGCTTAACCGCAGGTCGGAAGCCGTTCTCACCTGAGGGTGGGGACGGCTTTTTCGTGCGTGTCGCGGGGTGGTGGTCGCAGGGTGGTCGCACCTCGTCCGGCCGCGGAGCGCAGCACGGCCGCCGGCCGAGGCGGTCAACTCACCGGCACGTGAGCGGAGTTGGTGCTCGTGTCTCGATCGGCAGCCCGGCCTGCGACGCATGAGAGCCTCCACGCAAGGGTGATCAGCGGGCTTCCGGTTGACGTCCGCGGGAGAGGCGCTTCGATCCGGCATCCCACCTGCCCCGCTTTGTCCCGCTTTTCCGGCCCCGAATGGTGCTGGCGAGCCTTGGACGGCTCCCACGGGCTGCGACCACCATGCGATCACGCGGCGCCTTCGGGTCGTTCTGACCTGGCGCTCCCCCTTTGGGGTTCATCAAACCCGCTGCCCGGTCCACGGTCGAACCCCTGGGCTCTCGCACACGCGATGTCCTGCCTGGTCAGCCACAGTGAGCCGGGGCGGAAGCCCCTGCACGGATGCAGCCCGTTCCCGATTTTGCGTTCGCCCGGAGGCGGCCGTTGATGCCACCGTCTCCTTTTCGGCGGATGCGTCTGGGGCAGATCCTCGCCCCCACTATTCCGCTCGGGCCTTTCGCGAAATCTCGGCTCGAATTCTTAGCTCCTGCATCCGGCAATGGTCTGCTGCACGGCGAGCGGGAATGCGGCCGATTGCGTTCGGCCGCAGCGGTCGTCGGCCAGGAGTGGCTTCTGGAAGAAGCGCTTGGCCGTCTGTGTGGTCACTGTGCGTGGCCAATCCCGGAAGACGACCCTCTGATCGGGTTCATCGAGGCGTTGAGCCATCTCCGTGCGGGGACGCCCGACGGCACTGCGCCGGGCAGCCCGGTGTCCCGAGTGGATACGTGCCGTCAGTGGCGGCAGTGGCAGACCCAGTTGCTGCGCGTCGCTCCGCTCGCGGAGGCGTATCCGTGGCTGCGTCCGTGGGCCGATCCACTGCGTGCGCGCCTGGCCGAGCGCGTGGAGGAGGCGCGTCACGCGTTCGCTGCTCTCCTCGACCCTGTCGCCCTGATGGAGTCCGCCTGCGCGGCGCTCCTGCCCGATCCGAGTCCGGACACCGGTGCTGTGTTCGCCATGCTCGGCGCGGACGCCCCGTGGCTGATGCAGGAGGCTTGGATCCGGTGGCAGCAAGCGTGTCTGGACGGCTGGGACGGACCGTCAGCGGCGGCACCCGCGGCTTCCGCCGTCTTCTACGACGCATTCGGCGCCCGCCGGCGAGGCCGGGCCCAGACTCTGGAATCCGTCGGCGTGATGACGACGCGGTGGGCCGCGGCAGCTGCCCAGGCCGCGCGAGATCAGCAGGAAGTCCCCGGCCCGGCGGTGACCGTGCGGGTTCCTGTCCTTGGAGCAGCCGGAGCCGAGACCCTGGGCGGGGATCCGCTGAGCCCGTGGGCGGCCGGGGCCATCGCCACCTACCAGGCGTCCGCCGACTGGCCGGCCGGGACTGTGCGCCTGCAGTGTCCCGAATCGGTGACCAGACTGCTCACCACGCTCACTCCGACCGCACGAGCCAGGCGGCCATCCGCCTGACCTCCGCGACTCCGGGCGCGACGCCGCTGTGCCTCGGGCTGGGCAGACCGCACTCAGGCGCAGCCCGCCGAGCCCGAGGGTTCGATGCGTCAGGCGACGCTCAGGCAGCCACCCGGGTCGTCGCCGTCATCGGGCTCGGACTCGCCCAGCGCTGCGTCCAGCGCACTGGCCAGCGTGTCGACCGCATCGTCGGACGCGTACTTGAGCAGGTGCCCGTAGATGTTGAGGGTGGTGGCGAGAGTGGAGTGCCGCAGTGTCTTGGAGACCACGCCCAGCGGCACCCCTTGCATGATCATGATGGTCGCCGCGGTGTGCCGCAGGTCGTGCACGCCGATCAGCGGCACCTCCGCCTCGGCCGACCTGCGCCGCAGTTGGTCCAGCACGTACTGCGGGCGCAGTGGCGCGCCGTCCACGGTCCCGAACACCAGCCCTTCCAAGGGCGACCCAGGCGGGAGCAACGTGGCCTGGTGGCAGGCTTGCCGCTCGAGGGCGGCGATCACCCGGGGCGACAGGCTCACCCAGTTCCGGCTTGCTGTCGTCTTCGGCGGGCCCAGATGCAGTTCGTTGTTGCCGACCGCAGCCAGAGTCCAGCGCACGAACGCCTTGCGCTCCATGAAGTGCACGTCCGACCAGTGCAGGGCCATCGCCTCGCCGCGGCGCAGTCCGGTGCCCAGGATCAGCTCGAACAGGTTCCACAGCTGGTCGGCGTAGTGGAGCTGGTTGTGGTGCAGGAACCTCGCGGCCTGGGCCGGGTCCCAGCACTCGCGCTCCGGTGAGGCCGGCCGTGCCGTGATCGCGTGACGCGCCGGGTTGTAGGGGAGCCGCCGGGAGCGCACCGCGTGGCTCAGGGCGCTGCTGAGGGTGGCGCTGATCCGGTAGACCGTCACCTGCCCGCG
This genomic interval from Streptacidiphilus rugosus AM-16 contains the following:
- a CDS encoding helix-turn-helix domain-containing protein; the protein is MLVGRRPEVFVRPVSMEEGRRLQRIGRTSKDPVRLRRAIVILMSAQGGSVRDITSLLQVGKDYVRDVVHAFNERGFDALDPKMERGTPKGDP
- the trhA gene encoding PAQR family membrane homeostasis protein TrhA, which codes for MIAEDAQPPACGRERDDRSVTRPDTLRTPVVDSRAATVRLAAGSEGLVECAGVEPKPRLRGWLHAAMFPFSLAGGIVLIALARPTAAAASSVYALSVCLLLGTSGLYHRRTWGPRGEAVLRRLDHANIFLITAGTYTPVAVMLLPAGRRLVLLSLVWGGAAAGIAFRVCWIKAPRWLYTLCYLALGWVAVFYLPAFAHTGGILVVTLIIAGGLFYTAGAAVYAFKRPDPSPRWFGFHEVFHSLTIAALASHYTAILIVTT
- a CDS encoding TetR/AcrR family transcriptional regulator; translated protein: MQDRPLRADALRNRKKILDSARDLITQYGAGVSTDAIAEAAGVAAGTLYRHFPDKAALIDAVLSGALDDLAQLTEDAWARVDSGEAVAMAEFRALAGRYVEHASRDRAIRAAADRMVQEYRFTGDRLQRATDAGRKLVARAQADGDMHPDITIEDVYLLLHTAPADAPPAARERWLTLMLAGFAAGNRSQPAAADPA
- a CDS encoding NAD(P)-dependent oxidoreductase codes for the protein MQLTVLGATGPTGQQVVKQALAAGHRITALVRDPARLPQREDERVTVVVGDATSRADVEKATRGSDALISALGPGKDFKSTLASQSAGPVLEAAAAAGVQRLIWLSALGAGASGRRQSRIQASASKLLMSKLMADKGTADDAIARSGLAWTIAMPVMLGNGAATGTYKALPLDSGTTRIGGKISRADLADALLTAATTTQWTRQRIILTH
- a CDS encoding IS701 family transposase; translation: MTPGELDQVREDLVAFTAEMFEAFARTDQHRWGQAYVRGLLLDGRRKSVEPMAARLGEDGNRQALAHFVTSSPWDWAHVRARLAWRMHEAIDPSVLVVDDTGFLKDGDASAGVSRQYTGTAGKVTNCQVGVSVHLARDHASAPVNWRLFLPKSWDPGSDQADPVKVARRDRCGIPADLGHVEKWQLALDMIDETRSWGVDVPLVLADAGYGDAAAFRLGLNQRGLHYVVGISTTPTAHPASARPVTPPYSGTGRPPVPKYPEAARSVKALVIEAGRSAARPVQWREGSRPGTGRSGYKRMYSRFVALRIRPAGREIRDATQGVELAECWVLAEWPAKEAEPVQFWLSDLPADTPLTTLVRLAKLRWRIEHDYREMKQALGLAHFEGRTFNGWHHHVTLVSLAHAFCTLRRLTTAPKDAAPA
- a CDS encoding tyrosine-type recombinase/integrase, with amino-acid sequence MFLAAERTGVLEDPRVTVAGFLREWLALKEHTLKSSTIANYRAYVHDDLIPAFGRMRLIDLRGRHIEEWATGERLKGRGQVTVYRISATLSSALSHAVRSRRLPYNPARHAITARPASPERECWDPAQAARFLHHNQLHYADQLWNLFELILGTGLRRGEAMALHWSDVHFMERKAFVRWTLAAVGNNELHLGPPKTTASRNWVSLSPRVIAALERQACHQATLLPPGSPLEGLVFGTVDGAPLRPQYVLDQLRRRSAEAEVPLIGVHDLRHTAATIMIMQGVPLGVVSKTLRHSTLATTLNIYGHLLKYASDDAVDTLASALDAALGESEPDDGDDPGGCLSVA